One genomic region from Capra hircus breed San Clemente unplaced genomic scaffold, ASM170441v1, whole genome shotgun sequence encodes:
- the SPECC1L gene encoding cytospin-A isoform X1, with amino-acid sequence MKRAGRSAGSAPKVSGTSRAQAADKARPESSCSASAGSRPVKPGAAAALLKTKSSDDLLAGMAGGVTVTSGGKGKKNACSTAAPPAPAPATSAAETRPRTSTGTSSSTKRSTSTGNKESGSTRERLRERTRLNQSKKLPSAGQGANDVASAKRSRSRTAAEGDVRMSKSKSDNQISDKAALEARVKDLLTLAKTKDVEILHLRSELRDMRAQLGISEDPLTEGAEKSEDKEGSVAHQATGVASTLLQLQEQNTAIREELSQLKSENRMLKDRLNALGFSLEQRLDHSEKLFGYQSLSPEITPGNQSDGGGTLTSSVEGSAPGSVEDLLSQDENTLMDHQHSNSLDNLDSECSEVYQPLTSSDDALDAPSSSESEGLPSVERSRKGSSGNASEVSVACLTERIHQMEENQHSTSEELQATLQELADLQQITQELNSENERLGEEKVILMESLCQQSDKLELFSRQIEYLRSLLDEHHVPYGVDEDVKSGRYMELEQRYVDLAENSRFEREQLLGVQQHLSNTLKMAEQDNKEAQELIGALKERSHHMERAVESEQKGKAALAATLEELKATLASDQIEMNRLKAQLENEKQKVAELYSIHNSGDKSDIQDLLESVRLDKEKAEALASSLQEDLARSRNDASRLQDAIAKVEDEYRAFQEEAKKQIEDLNLTLEKLRSELEEKETERSDMKETIFELEDEVEQHRAVKLHDNLIISDLENTVKKLQDQKHDMEREIKTLHRRLREESAEWRQFQADLQTAVVIANDIKSEAQEEIGDLKRRLHEAQEKNEKLTKELEEIKSRKQEEERGRVYNYMNAVERDLAALRQGMGLSRRSSTASEPTPTVKTLIKSFDSASQVPSPAAAAIPRTPLSPSPMKTPPAAAVSPMQRHSISGPISTSKPLTALSDKRPNYGEIPVQEHLLRTSSTSRPASLPRVPAMESTKTISVSRRSSEEMKRDVSAPEGASPAALMAMGAASPQLPLSSSPTASVTPTARSRIREERKDPLSALAREYGGSKRNALLKWCQKKTEGYQNIDITNFSSSWNDGLAFCALLHTYLPAHIPYQELSSQDKRRNFTLAFQAAESVGIKSTLDINEMVRTERPDWQNVMLYVTAVYKYFET; translated from the exons ATGAAGAGAGCAGGCAGGAGCGCCGGCTCAGCACCTAAGGTGTCGGGGACAAGCAGAGCGCAGGCAGCGGACAAAGCCAGGCCCGAGAGCAGCTGCTCCGCCTCTGCGGGCAGCAGGCCCGTGAAGCCTGGGGCCGCAGCAGCGTTGTTGAAG ACCAAGAGCAGTGATGACCTCTTAGCTGGGATGGCTGGAGGGGTGACTGTGACCAGTGGCGGCAAAGGGAAGAAGAACGCCTGCTCCACCGCCgcgccgcccgcgcccgcgcccgccaCGAGCGCTGCAGAGACCAGGCCCAGGACCAGCACAG GCACGAGTTCGTCAACCAAGCGCAGCACTTCCACAGGTAATAAAGAGTCCGGTTCTACTAGAGAAAGATTACGTGAACGTACCCGACTAAACCAGAGCAAAAAACTACCTTCTGCAGGTCAGGGGGCTAATGACGTGGCGTCGGCCAAACGCTCACGCAGCCGCACGGCTGCAGAAGGCGACGTCCGCATGAGCAAGTCCAAGTCGGACAATCAGATCAGTGACAAAGCTGCTCTGGAGGCCAGAGTGAAGGATCTTCTCACCTTGGCCAAAACCAAGGACGTGGAGATTTTACATCTGCGGAGCGAGCTCCGGGACATGCGTGCTCAGCTGGGCATCAGCGAGGACCCCCTCACCGAGGGCGCCGAGAAATCCGAGGACAAGGAAGGCAGCGTCGCGCACCAGGCGACTGGCGTGGCGTCCACCTTGCTGCAGCTGCAGGAGCAGAACACGGCCATCCGCGAGGAGCTCAGCCAGCTGAAGAGCGAGAACCGGATGCTGAAGGACCGGCTGAACGCGCTGGGCTTCTCCCTGGAGCAGAGGCTGGACCACTCCGAGAAGCTGTTTGGCTATCAGTCCCTGAGCCCAGAGATCACCCCTGGTAACCAGAGCGACGGCGGGGGGACGCTGACCTCCTCGGTGGAGGGCTCGGCCCCTGGCTCGGTGGAGGATCTGCTGAGCCAGGATGAAAACACGCTCATGGACCATCAGCACAGCAACTCCCTGGACAACCTGGACAGCGAGTGCAGTGAGGTGTACCAGCCCCTCACGTCCAGCGACGACGCCCTGGACGCACCCTCGTCCTCGGAGTCAGAAGGCCTCCCGAGTGTCGAGCGCTCTCGGAAGGGGAGCAGCGGGAACGCCAGCGAAGTGTCTGTCGCGTGCCTGACGGAGCGGATACACCAGATGGAGGAGAACCAGCACAGCACGAGCGAGGAGCTGCAGGCCACCCTGCAGGAGCTGGCCGACCTGCAGCAGATCACCCAGGAGCTGAACAGCGAGAACGAGCGGCTCGGCGAGGAGAAGGTGATCCTGATGGAGTCCCTGTGCCAGCAGAGCGACAAGCTGGAGCTCTTCAGCCGGCAGATCGAGTACCTCCGCTCCCTCCTGGACGAGCACCACGTTCCCTACGGCGTCGACGAGGACGTGAAGAGCGGCCGCTACATGGAGCTGGAGCAGCGCTACGTGGACCTCGCTGAGAACAGCCGTTTTGAACGGGAGCAGCTCCTTGGCGTCCAGCAGCACCTAAGCAACACCCTGAAGATGGCCGAGCAGGACAACAAGGAGGCTCAGGAGCTGATCGGGGCGCTCAAGGAGCGCAGCCACCACATGGAGCGGGCCGTCGAGTCCGAGCAGAAGGGCAAGGCGGCCTTGGCTGCCACGCTGGAGGAGCTCAAAGCCACCCTGGCCAGTGACCAGATCGAGATGAATCGCCTGAAGGCCCAGCTGGAGAATGAGAAGCAGAAAGTGGCGGAGCTGTACTCTATCCATAACTCTGGAGACAAGTCGGACATTCAGGACCTCCTGGAGAGTGTCAGGCTGGACAAGGAGAAAGCAGAGGCTCTGGCCAGCAGTCTGCAGGAAGACCTGGCCCGCAGCCGGAATGACGCCAGCCGGCTGCAGGACGCCATCGCAAAG GTAGAGGACGAATACCGAGCCTTCCAGGAGGAAGCTAAGAAGCAGATAGAAGATCTGAACCTGACCTTAGAGAAACTACGGTCAGAGCTGGAAGAGAAAGAGACGGAGAGGAGTGACATGAAGGAGACGATCTTTGAGCTGGAGGACGAAGTAGAGCAGCACCGGGCGGTGAAGCTTCACGACAACCTCATCATCTCCGACTTAGAGA ATACGGTTAAAAAACTCCAGGACCAAAAACATGACATGGAAAGAGAAATCAAGACCCTGCACAGGCGACTGCGG GAGGAATCAGCGGAATGGCGGCAGTTCCAGGCTGATCTGCAGACGGCGGTGGTCATCGCAAATGACATTAAGTCTGAAGCCCAAGAGGAGATTGGTGACCTGAAGCGCCGCTTACATGAAGctcaagagaaaaatgagaagctCACGAAAGAATTGGAGGAAATAAAGTCACGCAA gcaggaggaggagcGCGGCCGGGTGTATAACTACATGAACGCCGTGGAGCGGGACCTGGCGGCCCTGAGGCAGGGCATGGGGCTGAGCAGAAGGTCCTCCACGGCCTCGGAGCCGACGCCCACGGTGAAGACCCTCATCAAGTCCTTCGACAGCGCGTCTCAAG TGCCCAGCCCTGCCGCGGCAGCAATCCCTCGAACGCCTCTGAGCCCAAGTCCCATGAAAACCCCCCCTGCGGCCGCTGTCTCCCCCATGCAG AGACATTCCATCAGTGGACCGATCTCCACGTCTAAACCCCTGACAGCCCTCTCAGATAAGAGACCAAACTACGGGGAGATCCCTGTTCAAG AGCATCTGCTGAGAACGTCTTCGACCAGCCGACCTGCTTCTCTGCCGAGAGTGCCTGCCATGGAGAGCACAAAGACCATCTCAG TGTCCAGACGGAGCAGCGAGGAGATGAAGCGTGACGTATCCGCTCCTGAGGGCGCGTCGCCCGCCGCGCTCATGGCCATGGGGGCCGCCTCGCCGCAGCTGCCGCTCTCCTCCTCGCCCACAGCCTCCGTGACCCCCACCGCCCGGAGCCGCATCAG ggaagaaaggaaggatccTCTGTCGGCCTTGGCGAGAGAATATGGGGGGTCCAAGAGGAACGCCTTGCTGAAGTGGTGTCAGAAGAAAACCGAGGGCTATCAG
- the SPECC1L gene encoding cytospin-A isoform X2, whose protein sequence is MKRAGRSAGSAPKVSGTSRAQAADKARPESSCSASAGSRPVKPGAAAALLKTKSSDDLLAGMAGGVTVTSGGKGKKNACSTAAPPAPAPATSAAETRPRTSTGTSSSTKRSTSTGQGANDVASAKRSRSRTAAEGDVRMSKSKSDNQISDKAALEARVKDLLTLAKTKDVEILHLRSELRDMRAQLGISEDPLTEGAEKSEDKEGSVAHQATGVASTLLQLQEQNTAIREELSQLKSENRMLKDRLNALGFSLEQRLDHSEKLFGYQSLSPEITPGNQSDGGGTLTSSVEGSAPGSVEDLLSQDENTLMDHQHSNSLDNLDSECSEVYQPLTSSDDALDAPSSSESEGLPSVERSRKGSSGNASEVSVACLTERIHQMEENQHSTSEELQATLQELADLQQITQELNSENERLGEEKVILMESLCQQSDKLELFSRQIEYLRSLLDEHHVPYGVDEDVKSGRYMELEQRYVDLAENSRFEREQLLGVQQHLSNTLKMAEQDNKEAQELIGALKERSHHMERAVESEQKGKAALAATLEELKATLASDQIEMNRLKAQLENEKQKVAELYSIHNSGDKSDIQDLLESVRLDKEKAEALASSLQEDLARSRNDASRLQDAIAKVEDEYRAFQEEAKKQIEDLNLTLEKLRSELEEKETERSDMKETIFELEDEVEQHRAVKLHDNLIISDLENTVKKLQDQKHDMEREIKTLHRRLREESAEWRQFQADLQTAVVIANDIKSEAQEEIGDLKRRLHEAQEKNEKLTKELEEIKSRKQEEERGRVYNYMNAVERDLAALRQGMGLSRRSSTASEPTPTVKTLIKSFDSASQVPSPAAAAIPRTPLSPSPMKTPPAAAVSPMQRHSISGPISTSKPLTALSDKRPNYGEIPVQEHLLRTSSTSRPASLPRVPAMESTKTISVSRRSSEEMKRDVSAPEGASPAALMAMGAASPQLPLSSSPTASVTPTARSRIREERKDPLSALAREYGGSKRNALLKWCQKKTEGYQNIDITNFSSSWNDGLAFCALLHTYLPAHIPYQELSSQDKRRNFTLAFQAAESVGIKSTLDINEMVRTERPDWQNVMLYVTAVYKYFET, encoded by the exons ATGAAGAGAGCAGGCAGGAGCGCCGGCTCAGCACCTAAGGTGTCGGGGACAAGCAGAGCGCAGGCAGCGGACAAAGCCAGGCCCGAGAGCAGCTGCTCCGCCTCTGCGGGCAGCAGGCCCGTGAAGCCTGGGGCCGCAGCAGCGTTGTTGAAG ACCAAGAGCAGTGATGACCTCTTAGCTGGGATGGCTGGAGGGGTGACTGTGACCAGTGGCGGCAAAGGGAAGAAGAACGCCTGCTCCACCGCCgcgccgcccgcgcccgcgcccgccaCGAGCGCTGCAGAGACCAGGCCCAGGACCAGCACAG GCACGAGTTCGTCAACCAAGCGCAGCACTTCCACAG GTCAGGGGGCTAATGACGTGGCGTCGGCCAAACGCTCACGCAGCCGCACGGCTGCAGAAGGCGACGTCCGCATGAGCAAGTCCAAGTCGGACAATCAGATCAGTGACAAAGCTGCTCTGGAGGCCAGAGTGAAGGATCTTCTCACCTTGGCCAAAACCAAGGACGTGGAGATTTTACATCTGCGGAGCGAGCTCCGGGACATGCGTGCTCAGCTGGGCATCAGCGAGGACCCCCTCACCGAGGGCGCCGAGAAATCCGAGGACAAGGAAGGCAGCGTCGCGCACCAGGCGACTGGCGTGGCGTCCACCTTGCTGCAGCTGCAGGAGCAGAACACGGCCATCCGCGAGGAGCTCAGCCAGCTGAAGAGCGAGAACCGGATGCTGAAGGACCGGCTGAACGCGCTGGGCTTCTCCCTGGAGCAGAGGCTGGACCACTCCGAGAAGCTGTTTGGCTATCAGTCCCTGAGCCCAGAGATCACCCCTGGTAACCAGAGCGACGGCGGGGGGACGCTGACCTCCTCGGTGGAGGGCTCGGCCCCTGGCTCGGTGGAGGATCTGCTGAGCCAGGATGAAAACACGCTCATGGACCATCAGCACAGCAACTCCCTGGACAACCTGGACAGCGAGTGCAGTGAGGTGTACCAGCCCCTCACGTCCAGCGACGACGCCCTGGACGCACCCTCGTCCTCGGAGTCAGAAGGCCTCCCGAGTGTCGAGCGCTCTCGGAAGGGGAGCAGCGGGAACGCCAGCGAAGTGTCTGTCGCGTGCCTGACGGAGCGGATACACCAGATGGAGGAGAACCAGCACAGCACGAGCGAGGAGCTGCAGGCCACCCTGCAGGAGCTGGCCGACCTGCAGCAGATCACCCAGGAGCTGAACAGCGAGAACGAGCGGCTCGGCGAGGAGAAGGTGATCCTGATGGAGTCCCTGTGCCAGCAGAGCGACAAGCTGGAGCTCTTCAGCCGGCAGATCGAGTACCTCCGCTCCCTCCTGGACGAGCACCACGTTCCCTACGGCGTCGACGAGGACGTGAAGAGCGGCCGCTACATGGAGCTGGAGCAGCGCTACGTGGACCTCGCTGAGAACAGCCGTTTTGAACGGGAGCAGCTCCTTGGCGTCCAGCAGCACCTAAGCAACACCCTGAAGATGGCCGAGCAGGACAACAAGGAGGCTCAGGAGCTGATCGGGGCGCTCAAGGAGCGCAGCCACCACATGGAGCGGGCCGTCGAGTCCGAGCAGAAGGGCAAGGCGGCCTTGGCTGCCACGCTGGAGGAGCTCAAAGCCACCCTGGCCAGTGACCAGATCGAGATGAATCGCCTGAAGGCCCAGCTGGAGAATGAGAAGCAGAAAGTGGCGGAGCTGTACTCTATCCATAACTCTGGAGACAAGTCGGACATTCAGGACCTCCTGGAGAGTGTCAGGCTGGACAAGGAGAAAGCAGAGGCTCTGGCCAGCAGTCTGCAGGAAGACCTGGCCCGCAGCCGGAATGACGCCAGCCGGCTGCAGGACGCCATCGCAAAG GTAGAGGACGAATACCGAGCCTTCCAGGAGGAAGCTAAGAAGCAGATAGAAGATCTGAACCTGACCTTAGAGAAACTACGGTCAGAGCTGGAAGAGAAAGAGACGGAGAGGAGTGACATGAAGGAGACGATCTTTGAGCTGGAGGACGAAGTAGAGCAGCACCGGGCGGTGAAGCTTCACGACAACCTCATCATCTCCGACTTAGAGA ATACGGTTAAAAAACTCCAGGACCAAAAACATGACATGGAAAGAGAAATCAAGACCCTGCACAGGCGACTGCGG GAGGAATCAGCGGAATGGCGGCAGTTCCAGGCTGATCTGCAGACGGCGGTGGTCATCGCAAATGACATTAAGTCTGAAGCCCAAGAGGAGATTGGTGACCTGAAGCGCCGCTTACATGAAGctcaagagaaaaatgagaagctCACGAAAGAATTGGAGGAAATAAAGTCACGCAA gcaggaggaggagcGCGGCCGGGTGTATAACTACATGAACGCCGTGGAGCGGGACCTGGCGGCCCTGAGGCAGGGCATGGGGCTGAGCAGAAGGTCCTCCACGGCCTCGGAGCCGACGCCCACGGTGAAGACCCTCATCAAGTCCTTCGACAGCGCGTCTCAAG TGCCCAGCCCTGCCGCGGCAGCAATCCCTCGAACGCCTCTGAGCCCAAGTCCCATGAAAACCCCCCCTGCGGCCGCTGTCTCCCCCATGCAG AGACATTCCATCAGTGGACCGATCTCCACGTCTAAACCCCTGACAGCCCTCTCAGATAAGAGACCAAACTACGGGGAGATCCCTGTTCAAG AGCATCTGCTGAGAACGTCTTCGACCAGCCGACCTGCTTCTCTGCCGAGAGTGCCTGCCATGGAGAGCACAAAGACCATCTCAG TGTCCAGACGGAGCAGCGAGGAGATGAAGCGTGACGTATCCGCTCCTGAGGGCGCGTCGCCCGCCGCGCTCATGGCCATGGGGGCCGCCTCGCCGCAGCTGCCGCTCTCCTCCTCGCCCACAGCCTCCGTGACCCCCACCGCCCGGAGCCGCATCAG ggaagaaaggaaggatccTCTGTCGGCCTTGGCGAGAGAATATGGGGGGTCCAAGAGGAACGCCTTGCTGAAGTGGTGTCAGAAGAAAACCGAGGGCTATCAG